One Symphalangus syndactylus isolate Jambi chromosome 10, NHGRI_mSymSyn1-v2.1_pri, whole genome shotgun sequence genomic region harbors:
- the ATP5F1C gene encoding ATP synthase subunit gamma, mitochondrial, with protein sequence MFSRAGVAGLSAWTLQPQWIQVRNMATLKDITRRLKSIKNIQKITKSMKMVAAAKYARAERELKPARIYGLGSLALYEKADIKGPEDKKKHLLIGVSSDRGLCGAIHSSIAKQMKSEVATLTAAGKEVMLVGIGDKIRGILYRTHSDQFLVAFKEVGRKPPTFGDASVIALELLNSGYEFDEGSIIFNKFRSVISYKTEEKPIFSLNTVASAESMSIYDDIDADVLQNYQEYNLANIIYYSLKESTTSEQSARMTAMDNASKNASEMIDKLTLTFNRTRQAVITKELIEIISGAAALD encoded by the exons ATGTTCTCTCGCGCGGGCGTCGCTGGGCTGTCGGCCTGGACCTTGCAGCCGCAATG GATTCAAGTTCGAAATATGGCAACTTTGAAAGATA TTACCAGGAGACTAAAGTCCATCAAAAACATCCAGAAAATTACCAAGTCTATGAAAATGGTAGCAGCAGCAAAATATGCCCGAGCTGAGAGAGAGCTGAAACCAGCTCGAATATATGGATTGGGATCTTTAG ctcTGTATGAAAAAGCTGATATCAAGGGGCCTGAAGACAAGAAGAAACACCTCCTTATTGGTGTGTCCTCAGATCGAGGACTGTGTGGTGCTATTCATTCCTCCATTGCTAAACAGATGAAAAGCGAGGTTGCTACACTAACAGCAGCTGGGAAAGAAGTTATGCTTGTTGGAATTGGTGACAAAATCAGGGGCATACTTTATag GACTCATTCTGACCAGTTTCTGGTGGCATTCAAAGAAGTGGGAAGAAAGCCCCCTACTTTTGGAGATGCGTCAGTCATTGCCCTTGAATTACTAAATTCTGGATATGAATTTGATGAAGGCTCCATCATCTTTAATAAATTCAG GTCTGTCATCTCCTATAAGACAGAAGAAAAGCCCATCTTTTCCCTTAATACCGTTGCAAGTGCTG AGAGTATGAGTATCTATGATGATATTGATGCTGATGTGCTGCAAAATTACCAAGAATACAATCTGGCCAACATCATCTACTACTCTTTGAAGGAGTCCACCACTAGTGAGCAGAGTGCCAGGATGACAGCCATGGACAATGCCAGCAAGAATGCTT ctGAGATGATTGACAAATTGACATTGACATTCAACCGTACCCGCCAAGCTGTCATCACAAAAGAGTTGATTGAAATTATCTCTGGTGCTGCAGCTCT